In Streptomyces ambofaciens ATCC 23877, a single genomic region encodes these proteins:
- a CDS encoding helix-turn-helix transcriptional regulator: MVEVPGSHSGWTFVTNHARVLAAIADNPNIRIRDIAAHCRLTERAVQRIISDLEQDGYLSHTRDGRTNTYRIQPDKVLRHPAEAGLPVAALLSLLVQDESDRTREPGRHASHLTGTGGTR, from the coding sequence ATGGTTGAAGTGCCTGGCTCTCACAGCGGATGGACGTTCGTCACCAATCACGCGCGTGTGCTGGCGGCCATCGCCGACAATCCGAACATCCGGATCCGCGACATCGCCGCCCACTGCCGGCTCACCGAACGCGCCGTCCAGCGGATCATCTCCGACCTCGAGCAGGACGGTTACCTCTCCCACACCCGCGACGGCCGCACCAACACCTACCGCATCCAGCCCGACAAGGTCCTGCGCCACCCCGCGGAAGCGGGCCTGCCGGTGGCCGCACTGCTCTCCCTGCTCGTGCAGGACGAAAGCGACCGCACGCGCGAGCCCGGCCGCCACGCATCCCACCTGACCGGTACCGGCGGCACGCGATAG
- a CDS encoding tetratricopeptide repeat protein: MSESQSDRDTGEEQRRPRRTVRTWRVRRRFRHRERREARPWPDVHEDIAYLTRELGRWHPHTLTAHSRVFSWLLHEGRHPEILRLAEAEAAERTAEFGADDPGTLGCRSALAWRRRRVGDLDGAVAEARAVADDSARVLGPDHADTHRRRAYLARFLAENGEAAEGVRLLRVLYAESQAFGWQRKDETRSIRTALVTALELNGDLQEALDLLEEELEAERGTIYGIDENLGDYEMKRLQEWRTRLVAEVALQDWNRRRKHEQSKDTPGRQP; this comes from the coding sequence ATGAGCGAGAGCCAAAGCGACCGGGACACTGGTGAGGAGCAGCGCAGGCCGCGGCGCACTGTCCGCACCTGGCGGGTCAGACGCCGTTTCCGGCACAGGGAGCGGCGTGAGGCCCGTCCCTGGCCGGACGTGCACGAGGACATCGCTTACCTCACCCGGGAGTTGGGCCGCTGGCACCCCCACACCCTCACCGCCCACTCGAGGGTCTTCTCCTGGCTCCTCCACGAAGGACGGCACCCCGAGATCCTGCGGCTGGCCGAGGCGGAAGCAGCCGAACGGACCGCGGAGTTCGGGGCCGACGACCCCGGCACTCTGGGGTGCCGATCGGCACTCGCCTGGCGCCGCCGCAGGGTCGGTGACCTGGACGGCGCCGTCGCCGAGGCACGGGCGGTAGCGGACGACTCCGCCAGGGTGCTGGGCCCCGACCACGCCGACACCCACCGCCGGCGGGCGTACCTGGCCCGGTTCCTTGCCGAGAACGGCGAAGCGGCCGAGGGGGTACGCCTGCTGCGAGTCCTGTATGCCGAGTCCCAGGCCTTCGGCTGGCAGCGCAAGGACGAGACGCGGTCCATACGCACGGCCCTGGTCACGGCGCTGGAGCTGAACGGCGACCTCCAGGAGGCCCTGGACCTCCTGGAAGAGGAGCTCGAAGCCGAGCGGGGGACGATCTACGGCATCGACGAGAACCTCGGCGACTACGAGATGAAGCGTCTGCAGGAGTGGCGCACCCGGCTGGTCGCCGAGGTGGCCCTGCAGGACTGGAACCGGCGCAGGAAGCACGAGCAGAGCAAGGACACCCCCGGGCGACAGCCGTAG
- a CDS encoding pentapeptide repeat-containing protein produces the protein MAGTAVLAVLGAVLVVLPGVVVDHDLAGASVAAQDRLKAVNDVRTTLLQAVGGMVLLFGAYATWRQLRVSQEGLRATQEGYVTDRFSTAVDQLGSDKLETRIGGLHALWRIAEHSARDREAVISIQAAYLRTHLPWPPAGPQAPAADVPINDVVPLEIRAADAQVALTGLGVLLLQPREQSWINLSVTDLRRADCDGLWLHEVNLDRSCMEAAGLYHANLTQASLVSVNLRHADLKTAILRRARCVLADLRGARLVETDLREADFTEADLREANLRKADAGGAVFRRADLRLADLRGADLKTADLLQARLTGAVASENTRWPAGFDQATAGVILTEDPGPEPPPLLQPTGITTQHPPLRSMP, from the coding sequence ATGGCGGGGACGGCGGTGCTGGCCGTCCTGGGGGCCGTGCTCGTCGTCCTGCCGGGTGTCGTGGTCGACCACGATCTCGCCGGGGCGAGCGTCGCCGCCCAGGACCGGCTCAAAGCGGTGAACGACGTCCGTACGACTCTGCTGCAGGCCGTGGGCGGCATGGTCCTGCTGTTCGGCGCATACGCCACCTGGAGGCAACTGCGCGTCAGCCAGGAAGGCCTGCGCGCCACCCAGGAGGGCTACGTCACCGACCGGTTCAGCACGGCCGTCGATCAGCTCGGCAGCGACAAGCTGGAAACACGCATCGGCGGGCTCCACGCGCTGTGGCGGATCGCCGAGCATTCCGCCCGCGACCGCGAGGCCGTCATCTCCATCCAGGCCGCGTACCTGCGTACCCACCTGCCCTGGCCGCCCGCCGGACCGCAGGCACCGGCGGCGGACGTACCCATCAACGACGTCGTGCCGCTGGAGATCCGCGCCGCCGACGCCCAGGTGGCGCTGACCGGCCTCGGCGTGCTGTTGCTGCAACCCCGGGAACAGTCCTGGATCAACCTCAGCGTCACGGACCTGCGCAGGGCCGACTGCGACGGGCTGTGGCTGCACGAGGTCAACCTCGACCGGTCCTGTATGGAGGCGGCGGGCCTGTACCACGCCAACCTGACGCAGGCCTCTCTCGTCTCGGTCAACCTGCGGCACGCCGACCTCAAGACCGCGATCCTGCGCCGGGCCCGCTGCGTTCTGGCCGACCTGCGGGGCGCACGACTGGTCGAAACCGACCTGCGCGAAGCGGACTTCACCGAGGCAGACCTGCGCGAGGCGAATCTGCGCAAGGCTGACGCGGGCGGCGCGGTCTTCCGCCGCGCCGACCTGCGCCTGGCCGACCTGCGCGGCGCCGACCTGAAAACGGCCGACCTCCTCCAGGCACGTCTGACCGGCGCGGTGGCCAGCGAGAACACACGCTGGCCGGCCGGTTTCGACCAGGCGACCGCCGGCGTCATCCTCACCGAGGACCCTGGCCCGGAACCACCGCCACTGCTCCAGCCCACAGGGATAACGACACAGCACCCGCCTCTGCGGTCTATGCCGTGA
- a CDS encoding haloacid dehalogenase type II, giving the protein MPQLEIDVIVFDVLGTLVDEPAGIRAGIRELDPSLNDSRVEQLLSLWQQHIDREQRCVLDGVRPYLPSDVLDLEAARLVADVAEVDDPAAVSALALSGRRLPPWPDTVAGLARLAERFPLIGLSNASRSALLGLNAHAGLRWHQALSAEEAQTYKPDPAVYQLAVTVSGRPPDRLLMVAAHAWDLRGAQNLGLRTAYVARPVGDPPTSSDEFDLHAGDLAGLAVQLDDV; this is encoded by the coding sequence ATGCCACAGCTAGAGATCGATGTGATCGTGTTCGACGTGCTCGGCACGCTCGTCGACGAACCCGCCGGTATCCGCGCCGGCATTCGTGAACTCGACCCATCGCTCAACGATTCCAGGGTCGAACAGCTTCTGTCGCTGTGGCAACAGCACATCGACCGCGAGCAACGTTGCGTCCTCGACGGCGTCCGGCCCTACCTGCCCAGCGACGTCCTCGACCTGGAAGCAGCCCGGCTCGTCGCCGATGTCGCCGAAGTCGACGACCCGGCCGCCGTATCGGCGCTGGCCCTGTCAGGTCGCAGGCTCCCGCCGTGGCCCGACACCGTGGCAGGGCTCGCCCGACTTGCCGAACGGTTCCCGCTCATCGGACTCTCCAACGCGAGCCGGTCGGCGCTGCTGGGACTCAACGCCCACGCCGGACTGCGCTGGCACCAGGCCCTGTCCGCCGAAGAGGCCCAGACCTACAAGCCGGACCCAGCGGTCTACCAACTGGCCGTCACCGTTTCCGGACGCCCGCCGGATCGGCTCTTGATGGTCGCCGCCCATGCCTGGGACCTGCGGGGAGCACAGAACCTTGGTCTGCGCACCGCCTACGTCGCCCGCCCCGTCGGCGACCCGCCCACCTCCTCGGACGAGTTCGACCTGCACGCCGGCGATCTGGCCGGCCTGGCCGTCCAACTCGACGATGTCTAG
- a CDS encoding cold-shock protein translates to MAQGTVKWFNGEKGFGFISPDEGGPDVFVHFSAIQGSGFRNLEENQRVEFEITQGQRGPQADKVRGL, encoded by the coding sequence ATGGCGCAGGGCACTGTGAAGTGGTTCAACGGAGAGAAGGGATTCGGCTTCATCTCCCCAGATGAGGGCGGCCCTGACGTCTTCGTGCACTTCAGCGCGATCCAGGGATCTGGTTTCCGGAACCTGGAGGAGAACCAGCGGGTCGAGTTCGAGATCACCCAGGGACAGCGAGGCCCCCAGGCCGACAAAGTCCGCGGCCTCTGA
- a CDS encoding EF-hand domain-containing protein, whose amino-acid sequence MDISPFLQRKLARRFATFDTNHDGYIDRGDFESACDRLAAAFQLAPEAPALKHMRELSDGLWQHLSQAADTDADGRIGLAEYQAAFAAGLLVTPASFDAGYMPFLDALMDIADQDGDGYLTRDEQVRWSGALMGLPEADAREVFGRLDRDTDGLISRDDMLQAIRDFYFNEEPTSAGVWLLGPLDPA is encoded by the coding sequence ATGGACATCTCGCCGTTCCTGCAGCGCAAACTCGCCCGCCGCTTCGCCACCTTCGACACCAACCATGACGGCTACATCGACCGCGGCGACTTCGAGTCGGCCTGCGACCGCCTCGCCGCTGCCTTCCAGCTCGCGCCCGAAGCCCCCGCACTCAAGCACATGCGGGAGTTGAGCGACGGCCTGTGGCAGCACTTGTCACAGGCCGCGGACACCGACGCAGACGGACGCATCGGCCTCGCCGAGTACCAGGCGGCGTTCGCCGCCGGACTGCTGGTCACTCCCGCCTCCTTCGACGCCGGTTACATGCCGTTCCTCGACGCGCTGATGGACATCGCGGACCAGGACGGCGACGGATACCTGACCCGGGACGAGCAGGTCCGCTGGTCCGGCGCCCTGATGGGGCTGCCTGAAGCGGACGCCCGCGAGGTCTTCGGCCGCCTCGACCGGGACACCGACGGCCTGATCAGCCGCGACGACATGCTCCAGGCCATCCGTGACTTCTACTTCAACGAGGAGCCCACCTCCGCCGGCGTGTGGCTGCTCGGACCACTGGACCCCGCCTAG
- a CDS encoding isochorismatase family protein → MSRGLIVVDVQNDFCEGGSVPVTGGARIATAVAALVERSAGTDYQYIVATRDHHIDPGSHFSENPDFKDSFPVHCVVGGEGGEFHPNFAPAATGGKVDAVFFKGAHSASKSGFEGFDEHGTPLAEWLRSRGVEDVDVVGIATDHCVRATALDAVKDGFRARVLLDYSVGVAPDTTASTLEDFRRAGVAVSGETPVPQ, encoded by the coding sequence ATGAGCCGAGGGTTGATCGTCGTGGATGTGCAGAACGACTTCTGTGAGGGAGGCAGTGTCCCGGTCACGGGCGGGGCGCGGATCGCGACCGCTGTCGCCGCTCTGGTCGAGCGCAGTGCGGGGACCGACTACCAGTACATCGTGGCCACCCGGGACCACCACATCGACCCAGGCAGCCACTTCTCCGAGAACCCGGACTTCAAGGACAGCTTCCCCGTCCACTGCGTGGTCGGGGGCGAAGGCGGCGAGTTCCACCCGAACTTCGCTCCCGCTGCCACCGGCGGCAAGGTGGACGCCGTCTTCTTCAAGGGGGCTCACAGCGCCTCCAAGAGCGGTTTCGAAGGCTTCGATGAACACGGGACACCCCTGGCGGAGTGGCTGCGCTCGCGGGGAGTCGAAGACGTCGACGTGGTGGGCATCGCCACCGACCACTGCGTCCGCGCCACCGCGTTGGATGCTGTCAAGGACGGGTTCCGCGCCCGCGTGCTCCTGGACTACTCGGTCGGCGTCGCCCCGGACACCACCGCGTCGACCCTGGAGGACTTCCGCCGGGCAGGCGTGGCCGTCTCCGGTGAGACACCCGTCCCGCAGTAA
- a CDS encoding winged helix-turn-helix transcriptional regulator: MEQRTYRQYCATARTLDLVGERWTLLLIRELLTGPKRYGDLQAGLRGLGTGLLAARLKHLEREGLAHKVLLPPPARTPAYALTEAGEELGPAVLALARWGLKWAMDERRTDETFHASWAVLGLRACFDPDAAAGLRAVYEFHVDDEIFHARVDDGIVETVHGPTRHPDATITTTKEVLAEVTAGRLTLSHATETGAATAAGDDEALRRLPGIFRLPAPRSRETK; the protein is encoded by the coding sequence GTGGAGCAGCGAACGTACCGACAGTACTGCGCGACCGCGCGCACCCTCGACCTCGTGGGCGAGCGCTGGACCCTGCTGCTCATCCGCGAACTGCTCACCGGCCCCAAACGGTACGGCGACCTCCAAGCCGGCCTGCGCGGACTGGGCACCGGACTGCTCGCGGCCCGGCTCAAACACCTGGAACGCGAGGGTCTCGCGCACAAGGTGCTTCTGCCGCCGCCCGCCCGCACCCCCGCGTACGCGCTCACCGAAGCGGGCGAGGAACTCGGGCCCGCCGTCCTGGCACTGGCCCGGTGGGGCCTGAAGTGGGCCATGGACGAGCGCCGCACGGACGAGACCTTCCACGCCAGCTGGGCCGTGCTCGGCCTGCGGGCGTGCTTCGACCCCGATGCCGCCGCAGGACTGCGCGCGGTCTACGAGTTCCACGTCGACGACGAGATCTTCCACGCCCGCGTCGACGACGGCATCGTCGAGACGGTCCACGGGCCCACCCGGCACCCGGACGCGACGATCACCACCACGAAGGAGGTGCTCGCCGAGGTGACGGCCGGCAGGCTGACCCTCTCCCACGCGACCGAGACCGGTGCCGCGACGGCGGCCGGCGATGACGAGGCCCTGCGCAGGCTGCCGGGCATCTTCCGCCTGCCGGCCCCGCGTTCCCGCGAGACCAAGTGA
- a CDS encoding alpha/beta hydrolase gives MTTYVLVHGAWHRPWAWDRLVPLLHAAGARTLTPDLGTSGDHGLHDDAATVAAALDTVPAGEELVLVGHSYAGLVVRQAADLRPHAVDHLVLVDGWAGHDGTSMLELAPDAFVTAVREAARTSGDGRWIPAPPPAAFGIVDAADTAWLAERLVPQALRTFTEATRLSDAVDHIPGTAVHYRPAAYPFDRFGAALGYRTLALDGPHDVMLTDPEPLARLLLETPPDPR, from the coding sequence ATGACCACGTACGTACTCGTCCACGGCGCCTGGCACCGACCCTGGGCCTGGGACCGGCTCGTGCCCCTGCTGCACGCCGCCGGAGCCCGCACGCTCACCCCGGACCTCGGCACGTCCGGCGACCACGGGCTCCACGACGACGCCGCAACGGTCGCCGCCGCCCTCGACACCGTCCCGGCGGGTGAGGAACTCGTCCTCGTCGGCCACAGTTACGCCGGTCTCGTCGTCCGGCAGGCAGCGGACCTGCGCCCCCACGCCGTCGACCACCTCGTCCTCGTGGACGGCTGGGCCGGACACGACGGAACGAGCATGCTCGAACTGGCCCCCGACGCCTTCGTCACCGCCGTACGCGAGGCGGCCCGGACATCCGGGGACGGGCGGTGGATCCCGGCCCCGCCCCCGGCGGCCTTCGGCATCGTCGACGCTGCCGACACGGCCTGGCTCGCCGAGCGCCTCGTCCCTCAGGCGCTGCGCACGTTCACCGAGGCCACACGGCTGAGCGACGCCGTCGACCACATCCCCGGCACGGCCGTCCACTACCGGCCCGCGGCCTACCCGTTCGACCGCTTCGGCGCCGCTCTCGGCTACCGGACCCTCGCGCTCGACGGCCCGCACGACGTGATGCTGACCGACCCGGAACCACTCGCCCGGCTGCTCCTGGAGACACCCCCGGACCCCCGGTGA